In Odontesthes bonariensis isolate fOdoBon6 chromosome 9, fOdoBon6.hap1, whole genome shotgun sequence, the following proteins share a genomic window:
- the yif1b gene encoding protein YIF1B isoform X2 has protein sequence MDYTATQSGFRQQPHMRQRNSSVDGTDDSHVFEDTSRVGPGSHGAFRNQQAGPQTGEFSGQSILSDPMSNLAMAYGSSLASQGREMVDKNLDRFIPISKLKYYFAVDTVYVGKKLGLLVFPYMHNNWEVSYQQDTPVAPRFDVNAPDLYIPAMGFITYILVAGLALGTQNRFSPELLGVQASSALVWLIMEVLAVLLSLYLVTVNTDLTTIDLVAFSGYKYVGMIVGVIAGLLFGRPAYYLSLLWCCVAIVVFMIRTLRLKLLSEAAAEGRLVRGARNQLRMYLTMSIAAAQPIFMFWLTYHLIR, from the exons ATGGATTATACTGCAACTCAAAGTGGGTTCAGACAGC AGCCTCATATGCGTCAGAGGAATAGTTCTGTGGACGGAACAGATGACAGCCACGTGTTTGAGGATACTAGTAGAGTTGGGCCAGGATCACATGGAGCCTTCAG GAACCAGCAGGCCGGCCCTCAAACAGGAGAATTTTCTGGCCAGTCCATCCTCTCAGACCCCATGTCCAACTTGGCCATGGCATATGGCAGCTCACTGGCTTCCCAGGGGAGAGAAATGGTGGACAAGAAC CTGGACAGGTTCATCCCAATCTCTAAGCTGAAATACTACTTTGCTGTGGACACGGTGTATGTGGGGAAGAAGCTTGGCCTTCTAGTTTTTCCTTATATGCACAAC aATTGGGAGGTGAGCTACCAGCAGGACACACCTGTGGCTCCGCGCTTTGATGTGAATGCTCCTGACCTTTACATTCCCGCCATGGGTTTCATCACATACATCCTTGTGGCTGGACTGGCTCTGGGCACACAGAACAG GTTTTCTCCAGAGCTGCTGGGAGTTCAGGCCAGCTCAGCTTTGGTGTGGTTGATCATGGAGGTCCTGGCGGTCCTGTTGTCTCTTTACCTTGTCACTGTAAACACAGACCTCACCACCATAGACCTTGTAGCCTTTTCTGGATACAAATATGTTGG GATGATTGTTGGTGTGATAGCTGGACTTTTGTTCGGCAGGCCTGCGTATTATCTCTCGCTACTGTGGTGCTGTGTAGCCATCGTTGTCTTCATG ATCCGCACTCTGCGTCTGAAGCTGTTGTCTGAGGCGGCGGCTGAGGGGAGGCTGGTGAGAGGAGCCAGAAACCAACTCAGGATGTACCTCACCATGTCTATAGCAGCAGCCCAGCCCATCTTCATGTTCTGGCTCACCTACCATCTCATCAGATAA
- the yif1b gene encoding protein YIF1B isoform X1 produces the protein MDYTATQSGFRQRKLQPHMRQRNSSVDGTDDSHVFEDTSRVGPGSHGAFRNQQAGPQTGEFSGQSILSDPMSNLAMAYGSSLASQGREMVDKNLDRFIPISKLKYYFAVDTVYVGKKLGLLVFPYMHNNWEVSYQQDTPVAPRFDVNAPDLYIPAMGFITYILVAGLALGTQNRFSPELLGVQASSALVWLIMEVLAVLLSLYLVTVNTDLTTIDLVAFSGYKYVGMIVGVIAGLLFGRPAYYLSLLWCCVAIVVFMIRTLRLKLLSEAAAEGRLVRGARNQLRMYLTMSIAAAQPIFMFWLTYHLIR, from the exons ATGGATTATACTGCAACTCAAAGTGGGTTCAGACAGCGTAAGTTAC AGCCTCATATGCGTCAGAGGAATAGTTCTGTGGACGGAACAGATGACAGCCACGTGTTTGAGGATACTAGTAGAGTTGGGCCAGGATCACATGGAGCCTTCAG GAACCAGCAGGCCGGCCCTCAAACAGGAGAATTTTCTGGCCAGTCCATCCTCTCAGACCCCATGTCCAACTTGGCCATGGCATATGGCAGCTCACTGGCTTCCCAGGGGAGAGAAATGGTGGACAAGAAC CTGGACAGGTTCATCCCAATCTCTAAGCTGAAATACTACTTTGCTGTGGACACGGTGTATGTGGGGAAGAAGCTTGGCCTTCTAGTTTTTCCTTATATGCACAAC aATTGGGAGGTGAGCTACCAGCAGGACACACCTGTGGCTCCGCGCTTTGATGTGAATGCTCCTGACCTTTACATTCCCGCCATGGGTTTCATCACATACATCCTTGTGGCTGGACTGGCTCTGGGCACACAGAACAG GTTTTCTCCAGAGCTGCTGGGAGTTCAGGCCAGCTCAGCTTTGGTGTGGTTGATCATGGAGGTCCTGGCGGTCCTGTTGTCTCTTTACCTTGTCACTGTAAACACAGACCTCACCACCATAGACCTTGTAGCCTTTTCTGGATACAAATATGTTGG GATGATTGTTGGTGTGATAGCTGGACTTTTGTTCGGCAGGCCTGCGTATTATCTCTCGCTACTGTGGTGCTGTGTAGCCATCGTTGTCTTCATG ATCCGCACTCTGCGTCTGAAGCTGTTGTCTGAGGCGGCGGCTGAGGGGAGGCTGGTGAGAGGAGCCAGAAACCAACTCAGGATGTACCTCACCATGTCTATAGCAGCAGCCCAGCCCATCTTCATGTTCTGGCTCACCTACCATCTCATCAGATAA
- the yif1b gene encoding protein YIF1B isoform X3 yields the protein MDYTATQKPHMRQRNSSVDGTDDSHVFEDTSRVGPGSHGAFRNQQAGPQTGEFSGQSILSDPMSNLAMAYGSSLASQGREMVDKNLDRFIPISKLKYYFAVDTVYVGKKLGLLVFPYMHNNWEVSYQQDTPVAPRFDVNAPDLYIPAMGFITYILVAGLALGTQNRFSPELLGVQASSALVWLIMEVLAVLLSLYLVTVNTDLTTIDLVAFSGYKYVGMIVGVIAGLLFGRPAYYLSLLWCCVAIVVFMIRTLRLKLLSEAAAEGRLVRGARNQLRMYLTMSIAAAQPIFMFWLTYHLIR from the exons ATGGATTATACTGCAACTCAAA AGCCTCATATGCGTCAGAGGAATAGTTCTGTGGACGGAACAGATGACAGCCACGTGTTTGAGGATACTAGTAGAGTTGGGCCAGGATCACATGGAGCCTTCAG GAACCAGCAGGCCGGCCCTCAAACAGGAGAATTTTCTGGCCAGTCCATCCTCTCAGACCCCATGTCCAACTTGGCCATGGCATATGGCAGCTCACTGGCTTCCCAGGGGAGAGAAATGGTGGACAAGAAC CTGGACAGGTTCATCCCAATCTCTAAGCTGAAATACTACTTTGCTGTGGACACGGTGTATGTGGGGAAGAAGCTTGGCCTTCTAGTTTTTCCTTATATGCACAAC aATTGGGAGGTGAGCTACCAGCAGGACACACCTGTGGCTCCGCGCTTTGATGTGAATGCTCCTGACCTTTACATTCCCGCCATGGGTTTCATCACATACATCCTTGTGGCTGGACTGGCTCTGGGCACACAGAACAG GTTTTCTCCAGAGCTGCTGGGAGTTCAGGCCAGCTCAGCTTTGGTGTGGTTGATCATGGAGGTCCTGGCGGTCCTGTTGTCTCTTTACCTTGTCACTGTAAACACAGACCTCACCACCATAGACCTTGTAGCCTTTTCTGGATACAAATATGTTGG GATGATTGTTGGTGTGATAGCTGGACTTTTGTTCGGCAGGCCTGCGTATTATCTCTCGCTACTGTGGTGCTGTGTAGCCATCGTTGTCTTCATG ATCCGCACTCTGCGTCTGAAGCTGTTGTCTGAGGCGGCGGCTGAGGGGAGGCTGGTGAGAGGAGCCAGAAACCAACTCAGGATGTACCTCACCATGTCTATAGCAGCAGCCCAGCCCATCTTCATGTTCTGGCTCACCTACCATCTCATCAGATAA